A window of the Lactobacillus gasseri ATCC 33323 = JCM 1131 genome harbors these coding sequences:
- a CDS encoding mechanosensitive ion channel family protein: MNWSTLLKGTSTTKKTNNIDYLINWDNVLHTLLSRGIQIIITTIIFFLIWHIGKRLLTKYLLKNPKFQERMTGRKRTLAQLGIALFQYTILLFYLYSILTLMGIPVGTLLASVGLVSLALGMGAQGLVSDVITGMNILSEGEYNIGDTVKIGNYTGTVLSFTLRNTRLKTTNGAVIYIPNRNITVVENLSHGSHSGWSMDIYLNLSVENNLTEINHAVDTVNAALKDKFKKQIKKGPQIIGIINQTGSSITYQIHFQVIANSQSTIKNAYLSAYIKEFNQRGLKFSPMPTKQENSSAS; the protein is encoded by the coding sequence TTGAACTGGTCTACTCTTCTAAAAGGAACTTCTACAACTAAAAAAACTAATAATATCGATTACCTAATTAACTGGGACAATGTACTGCACACTTTGTTAAGCCGTGGCATCCAAATTATTATTACTACAATTATTTTCTTTTTAATTTGGCATATAGGAAAACGCTTATTAACAAAATACCTATTAAAAAATCCTAAATTTCAGGAACGCATGACTGGAAGAAAAAGAACCTTAGCTCAACTAGGAATTGCTCTTTTTCAATATACTATTCTCTTATTTTATTTATATAGTATTTTAACGTTAATGGGAATTCCAGTCGGAACGCTATTAGCTAGTGTAGGATTAGTATCTCTAGCTTTAGGGATGGGCGCACAAGGCTTAGTTAGCGATGTCATAACTGGGATGAACATCTTAAGCGAAGGTGAATACAATATCGGCGATACTGTCAAAATTGGCAACTACACCGGAACTGTTCTCTCCTTTACCTTGCGCAATACCCGCCTTAAAACTACTAATGGCGCTGTAATCTATATTCCTAATCGCAACATTACCGTAGTTGAAAATTTGAGTCATGGTTCACACTCTGGCTGGAGCATGGATATTTATTTAAATCTTTCAGTAGAAAATAATCTTACTGAAATTAATCATGCCGTTGATACGGTAAACGCCGCTTTAAAAGATAAGTTTAAAAAACAAATCAAAAAGGGCCCTCAAATTATTGGAATCATTAATCAAACCGGCTCAAGTATTACCTATCAAATTCATTTTCAAGTAATTGCAAATAGCCAAAGTACGATTAAAAATGCCTATCTCAGTGCTTATATCAAAGAATTCAATCAACGCGGGCTTAAATTCAGTCCCATGCCAACAAAACAAGAAAATAGCTCTGCATCTTAA
- a CDS encoding M24 family metallopeptidase produces the protein MNLDKLQNWLISTNNDVAYISDPISINYFTGYSMDPHERIFALIAFKDKPAFIFAPELNVEEAKNSAWDGDVYGYLDHENPWAKIADLVNQRVGKPNNIAIEKSHLSVDRLEQLRIAFPDSSFTNNVSPFVAEARLRKTPEEVEQLKAAGAEADFAFQIGFNALRNGVTERYVAGQIDYQLKLQKGVMHTSFETIVQAGTNAANPHLGPTMNKIEPNELVLFDLGTMHNGYASDSSRTVAYGEPTAKEKEIYEVDREAQQAAIEAAKPGITASELDAVARNIITKAGYGEYFIHRLGHGIGMNVHEFPQIMEGNDVVLEEGMCFSIEPGIYIPNVAGVRIEDCGVVTKNGFETFTKTSKELKYIPVKD, from the coding sequence ATGAACTTAGACAAGTTACAAAATTGGTTAATTTCAACCAATAATGATGTTGCTTATATTTCTGATCCAATCAGTATTAATTATTTCACCGGCTATAGCATGGATCCACATGAGAGAATTTTTGCTTTAATTGCTTTTAAAGACAAGCCTGCATTTATTTTTGCACCTGAATTAAATGTTGAAGAAGCTAAAAACTCTGCTTGGGATGGCGATGTTTATGGCTATCTTGACCATGAAAACCCATGGGCAAAAATTGCTGATTTAGTAAATCAACGTGTTGGTAAACCAAATAATATTGCAATCGAAAAATCGCATCTTTCAGTTGACCGTTTAGAACAATTACGCATTGCCTTTCCTGATTCTTCATTTACCAATAATGTTTCTCCATTCGTAGCTGAAGCACGTTTACGTAAAACTCCAGAAGAGGTGGAACAATTAAAGGCTGCTGGTGCAGAAGCTGATTTTGCCTTTCAAATTGGTTTTAATGCCCTAAGAAACGGCGTAACTGAGCGTTATGTTGCTGGACAAATTGATTACCAACTAAAGCTTCAAAAAGGTGTAATGCACACTAGTTTTGAGACAATTGTCCAAGCTGGTACAAATGCTGCTAACCCTCACCTTGGTCCAACAATGAACAAAATTGAACCAAACGAATTAGTTTTATTCGATCTTGGAACCATGCACAACGGCTATGCTTCTGACTCAAGTAGAACTGTCGCTTACGGCGAACCAACTGCTAAAGAAAAAGAAATTTATGAAGTCGACCGTGAGGCGCAACAAGCAGCTATTGAAGCAGCTAAACCAGGCATTACTGCTAGCGAATTAGATGCTGTTGCTAGAAATATTATCACTAAGGCTGGTTATGGTGAATACTTCATTCATCGTCTTGGCCACGGTATTGGAATGAACGTTCACGAATTTCCACAAATCATGGAAGGAAACGACGTAGTTCTCGAGGAAGGCATGTGCTTCTCAATTGAACCTGGTATTTATATCCCTAACGTAGCTGGAGTTAGAATTGAAGATTGTGGTGTAGTCACTAAAAACGGTTTTGAAACCTTCACTAAGACAAGCAAGGAATTAAAATATATTCCAGTTAAAGACTAG
- a CDS encoding DUF948 domain-containing protein: MSISYGALAGLIAAVAFLILVLFTLPLIVRVTKTMKKVDSTMDSVNTAVDDLTKQTSVLMKQSEDLLEKSNALLADVNGKVTELEPVVKAAADLGESVSDINSSSRRMVERFSGMGIRGAGIGIFSSLVSRMFARRKRRRGED; this comes from the coding sequence ATGTCAATTTCATATGGTGCATTAGCTGGCTTAATTGCAGCAGTTGCCTTTTTAATCTTGGTCTTATTTACTTTACCTTTGATTGTTAGAGTTACTAAGACAATGAAAAAAGTTGACTCAACTATGGACAGCGTTAATACGGCTGTTGATGATTTAACGAAACAAACTTCTGTATTAATGAAGCAAAGTGAAGATTTATTAGAAAAAAGTAATGCTCTTTTAGCTGACGTAAATGGAAAAGTAACAGAATTAGAACCAGTTGTAAAGGCAGCAGCAGATTTAGGTGAAAGCGTGTCAGATATCAATTCTTCATCAAGAAGAATGGTTGAACGCTTCTCTGGTATGGGTATTAGAGGAGCTGGAATTGGCATCTTTTCATCTCTAGTTAGTCGCATGTTTGCAAGACGTAAACGTCGTCGCGGTGAAGACTAA